One window of the Gehongia tenuis genome contains the following:
- a CDS encoding LysR family transcriptional regulator, with protein sequence MEFRSLQYFLMVAREENITKAANLLHLTQPTLSRSIMQLEEELGVKLFTRSNHNIILTEDGMLLKRRAQELVSLAEKTKQDFQRGDVQLTGEISIGSGEFRSTRYLSKMIASFREKHPLVRYQIYSGNSENIKERIERGILDFGLMMEPIDISKYEYISMPAKEKWGILVSELSELSQKETIQAADLQNEQLISARSEKMYPEIRKWFGEYYDQIEVIASGNLLYNEAILAQEQIGAVLGIELDCHYPGLKFVPLSPSVETPTVLTWKKNQILSSTTIVFIEHARAYIKSISGD encoded by the coding sequence ATGGAATTTCGTTCATTACAGTATTTTCTGATGGTGGCCAGAGAAGAAAACATAACAAAAGCTGCCAATCTGCTTCATTTAACACAGCCTACTCTTTCACGCTCCATTATGCAGCTGGAGGAGGAGTTAGGCGTAAAATTATTTACTCGAAGCAATCATAATATTATTTTGACCGAAGATGGTATGCTTCTAAAACGAAGAGCACAAGAACTCGTTTCCCTTGCAGAAAAGACAAAGCAAGACTTTCAACGTGGAGATGTACAGTTGACCGGTGAAATATCCATTGGCAGCGGCGAATTTCGCAGTACCAGATACCTGTCTAAAATGATTGCCTCTTTTCGAGAAAAGCATCCACTGGTTCGGTATCAGATTTACAGTGGTAATTCTGAGAATATAAAAGAACGTATTGAGCGGGGAATTCTCGATTTTGGACTGATGATGGAGCCGATCGATATCAGTAAATACGAATATATTTCCATGCCTGCAAAAGAAAAATGGGGTATTCTTGTGTCCGAATTATCGGAGCTCTCACAAAAGGAGACCATTCAGGCAGCCGATTTGCAGAATGAGCAGCTTATTTCGGCAAGAAGTGAGAAAATGTACCCTGAAATCAGAAAATGGTTCGGTGAATATTATGATCAGATCGAGGTTATCGCAAGCGGCAATTTGCTCTACAATGAAGCAATTCTGGCACAGGAACAAATCGGAGCCGTATTGGGAATTGAATTGGATTGTCACTATCCGGGACTTAAATTCGTTCCGTTATCTCCAAGCGTTGAAACGCCCACAGTTCTTACATGGAAAAAGAATCAGATACTTTCTTCCACAACAATAGTCTTTATCGAACATGCAAGAGCATACATAAAATCTATATCTGGAGATTAA
- a CDS encoding MerR family transcriptional regulator — protein sequence MTVQEASERYNIPIKILNEYESWGLCDAVRKVMGAWQYDEEDIKRLSMIMTLHDIGFEKEEVETYMKLLLVGESTQQERMRMLNEKRNGTLDEIHFKEKQLDRLDYLRFEIKKASENKSNGGQEI from the coding sequence ATGACAGTTCAGGAAGCAAGTGAACGGTATAACATCCCCATCAAGATATTAAATGAATATGAAAGCTGGGGGCTGTGCGATGCGGTAAGAAAGGTGATGGGAGCATGGCAGTACGATGAAGAAGATATAAAACGGCTGAGTATGATTATGACGCTCCATGATATTGGCTTCGAAAAAGAGGAAGTCGAGACATATATGAAGCTGCTTCTCGTCGGCGAGTCCACGCAACAGGAGCGTATGCGAATGCTCAACGAAAAAAGGAATGGTACCTTGGACGAAATCCATTTCAAAGAAAAGCAGCTGGACAGGCTGGATTATCTTCGCTTTGAAATCAAAAAGGCATCTGAAAACAAATCAAATGGAGGTCAAGAAATATGA
- a CDS encoding flavin reductase family protein, giving the protein MKKDLGSVLALYPTPLVVVGTMVDKKPNWVLVGHVGIMGHDHIMVSLAKPHYTNRGIRDTKVLSVNVVDEAMLRKADYVGCVSGNKTDKSEVFSYNIGPNSAPLIDEAKVSMECTVEDLYETKGFDNFILKIDHTYAEESILNASGKIDYGSFKPILFEMPGYTYLKTGDTAAKCMTLGKETK; this is encoded by the coding sequence ATGAAGAAAGACTTAGGTTCTGTACTGGCACTGTATCCCACCCCGCTGGTAGTGGTCGGCACTATGGTGGATAAAAAGCCCAACTGGGTGCTGGTTGGTCATGTGGGCATCATGGGGCACGATCACATCATGGTCAGTCTGGCAAAGCCTCACTACACCAATCGGGGGATTCGGGATACCAAAGTGTTATCGGTCAATGTAGTGGATGAAGCGATGCTTCGGAAAGCGGATTATGTAGGCTGTGTCAGCGGCAATAAGACCGACAAATCAGAGGTGTTCAGCTACAACATCGGTCCAAACAGCGCCCCGCTGATTGACGAGGCAAAAGTTTCCATGGAATGCACGGTGGAAGACCTCTATGAAACGAAGGGGTTTGACAATTTCATTTTGAAAATTGACCACACCTACGCAGAGGAGAGCATCCTGAATGCCTCCGGAAAAATTGATTACGGCAGTTTCAAACCGATTTTGTTTGAAATGCCGGGCTACACCTATCTGAAAACCGGCGATACTGCCGCAAAGTGCATGACACTGGGAAAAGAAACCAAATAA
- a CDS encoding flavodoxin, with protein MKKILAFVLTLTMVFALAACGNSNSSESDPSQDGSSAAPSQTEPSSTPEEKPSSSENVTQTEEPSESETEAGSNALVVYFSWSGNTEAVANEIAAQTGADVFEITPAEPYTDDYDTLLDIAQEEQASDARPAIAETVEDFAQYDVVYFGFPNWWGDMPMILYTFLDNYDFSGKTIAPFVTSGGSGFSSTISAIESLEPDATVVDGLSLSSSAAAEPSDEVTEWLSSAGLTE; from the coding sequence ATGAAAAAAATTTTGGCTTTTGTATTGACGCTTACTATGGTATTCGCTCTTGCGGCCTGCGGGAACAGCAATTCTTCGGAGAGTGATCCTTCCCAAGATGGGTCGTCTGCGGCGCCCTCCCAAACGGAGCCTTCCTCCACGCCGGAAGAAAAACCTTCCTCCTCCGAGAACGTTACGCAAACTGAGGAACCTTCTGAATCGGAAACGGAAGCCGGTTCCAATGCGCTGGTCGTTTACTTCTCCTGGTCGGGCAATACTGAAGCGGTAGCCAATGAAATTGCGGCGCAAACCGGCGCAGATGTATTTGAAATCACTCCGGCGGAGCCCTATACCGATGATTACGATACGCTGCTGGATATTGCACAGGAAGAGCAGGCAAGCGACGCCCGTCCTGCGATTGCAGAAACCGTAGAGGATTTCGCACAGTATGATGTGGTTTACTTTGGGTTCCCTAACTGGTGGGGCGATATGCCGATGATTCTTTACACCTTCCTGGATAACTATGATTTTTCCGGCAAGACCATTGCGCCCTTTGTTACCAGCGGCGGCAGCGGTTTTTCCAGCACAATCAGCGCAATCGAGTCTCTGGAACCGGATGCTACGGTAGTTGACGGTCTTTCCCTCAGCAGTTCTGCGGCTGCAGAGCCCAGCGATGAGGTAACAGAATGGCTTTCTTCTGCCGGCCTGACCGAGTAA
- a CDS encoding flavodoxin, which yields MKRLTAIFLSLLMVVSLAACGSTTSTDGESASHPPASSQSADGSETVADQDVPEGFILIEGGSFQMGSPDSEPWRSEDETQHSVTVSDFYISPYELTQADFQMVTNGNPSSFSGENLPVENISWLDAISYCNARSELEGLTPAYTVDGQNVTWNREANGYRLPTEAEWEYACRAGTTTPFNTENSPSADEVNYYGHYPYEIEGNYFSQGDLDTQPGQYRETTVEVGSFAPNAYGLYDMHGNVSEWVWDYYGSYSTEEQTDPTGPETGSLRVYRGGGWNDFAKNMRSAYRATLEQDHGSFNIGIRLVRNAVAGSGSVSGSATSNNTSGDGNILIAYFSWGGNTQGVAEEIQSQTGADLFEITMVNPYSDDYNTVLDEAQRDQNEQARPELASHVENMEQYDTIILGYPNWWASIPMPVASFLEEYDFSGKTILPFCSHGGGRFGQSLTAISKLVPDAAMGEALSIHYSGGSSMPDDVSEWLSTNGISEN from the coding sequence ATGAAACGGTTAACTGCAATCTTTTTATCACTTTTGATGGTGGTGTCATTGGCGGCCTGCGGCAGCACAACCAGTACGGACGGTGAGAGTGCGTCTCACCCCCCTGCTTCATCGCAAAGTGCCGATGGATCGGAAACAGTTGCCGATCAAGATGTTCCGGAGGGATTTATCTTGATTGAAGGCGGCAGCTTTCAAATGGGAAGTCCGGACTCCGAGCCTTGGCGCAGCGAGGACGAGACCCAGCACTCCGTAACCGTCAGCGATTTCTATATCAGCCCCTATGAGCTGACACAGGCGGATTTTCAAATGGTTACGAATGGAAACCCCAGCAGTTTCTCCGGAGAAAATCTGCCGGTAGAGAACATCTCCTGGCTGGATGCAATCTCCTATTGCAATGCCCGCAGCGAGCTGGAAGGTCTGACGCCCGCCTACACCGTAGACGGACAGAATGTCACATGGAACCGGGAGGCAAACGGCTACCGGCTTCCCACGGAAGCGGAATGGGAATATGCCTGCCGAGCCGGAACCACCACGCCCTTCAATACGGAGAACTCTCCCAGTGCGGACGAGGTCAACTATTACGGACATTACCCTTATGAGATCGAGGGCAACTACTTCTCTCAGGGCGATCTGGATACCCAGCCGGGCCAGTACCGCGAAACAACGGTAGAGGTGGGCAGCTTCGCCCCCAATGCCTATGGGCTATATGATATGCACGGCAATGTGAGCGAATGGGTCTGGGATTATTACGGCTCTTACAGCACAGAGGAGCAGACCGATCCCACCGGCCCGGAAACCGGCTCGCTTCGGGTTTACCGGGGCGGCGGCTGGAACGATTTTGCCAAAAATATGCGTTCTGCCTATCGCGCCACATTGGAACAGGATCACGGCAGCTTTAACATCGGTATTCGTCTGGTGCGAAATGCGGTGGCCGGCTCCGGCTCCGTATCCGGCTCTGCTACGAGCAACAACACTTCCGGTGATGGGAATATCTTGATTGCATATTTCTCCTGGGGCGGCAACACACAGGGCGTTGCAGAAGAAATCCAGAGCCAGACCGGAGCAGATTTGTTTGAGATCACGATGGTCAATCCCTACTCCGATGATTACAACACCGTATTGGATGAGGCGCAGAGAGATCAGAACGAGCAGGCACGGCCGGAACTTGCAAGCCATGTGGAAAACATGGAGCAGTATGACACCATCATCCTGGGCTATCCCAACTGGTGGGCGTCCATCCCCATGCCGGTTGCTTCTTTCCTTGAAGAATATGATTTTTCCGGTAAAACGATCCTTCCGTTTTGCAGCCACGGCGGCGGACGTTTTGGTCAAAGCCTGACCGCTATTTCAAAGCTCGTGCCGGATGCGGCAATGGGCGAAGCGCTTTCCATTCACTACTCCGGCGGAAGCAGTATGCCGGATGATGTGAGCGAGTGGCTTTCCACCAATGGAATTTCTGAAAACTAA
- a CDS encoding aldo/keto reductase has product MNNNKNFPKIALGTWSWGVGAAGGDQVFGNHLGESELKEVFDAAMREGLTLWDTATVYGMGASEDILGAFAKTYPRENVILSTKFTPQIAGSGADPVAEMCDASMKRMGTDYIDVYWIHNPADVERWTPGLVSLVKSGKVGQVGVSNHNLAQIKRAEEILSKEGVHISAVQNHYSLLYRSSEDAGILDYCKENNIDFYAYMVLEQGALSGKYDTKNPLPEGSQRGDTYNPILPQLEELINAMREMAANHNVGVPQVAIAWAIAKGTRPIIGVTKPSHAEDAAKAAKVVLSAEEMETLEVLAKKANVDTRGSWENPMA; this is encoded by the coding sequence ATGAATAACAACAAAAATTTCCCGAAAATCGCACTTGGAACCTGGTCTTGGGGCGTTGGCGCCGCAGGCGGCGATCAGGTGTTCGGTAACCATCTGGGCGAATCTGAGCTGAAAGAAGTGTTTGACGCAGCAATGCGTGAGGGCCTTACTCTCTGGGACACGGCAACGGTATATGGCATGGGGGCATCTGAGGATATTCTGGGTGCGTTTGCCAAGACCTATCCCCGCGAGAATGTCATCCTTTCCACCAAATTCACCCCTCAGATTGCAGGCAGCGGCGCAGACCCGGTAGCGGAGATGTGCGACGCCAGCATGAAGCGCATGGGAACCGATTATATTGACGTCTACTGGATTCACAATCCTGCCGATGTGGAACGCTGGACGCCCGGCTTGGTTTCTCTTGTAAAGAGCGGTAAGGTGGGTCAGGTTGGCGTTTCCAACCACAATCTGGCGCAGATCAAGCGGGCAGAAGAAATTCTCAGCAAGGAAGGCGTGCATATTTCCGCCGTTCAGAATCATTACAGCCTGCTCTACCGTTCTTCCGAGGATGCCGGCATTCTGGACTACTGCAAAGAAAACAACATCGACTTCTACGCCTATATGGTTTTGGAGCAGGGCGCGCTCAGCGGGAAGTACGATACCAAGAATCCTCTGCCGGAGGGCAGCCAGCGCGGCGATACCTATAATCCCATCCTGCCGCAGCTGGAGGAGCTGATCAATGCTATGCGTGAGATGGCGGCGAACCACAATGTGGGCGTGCCGCAGGTAGCCATTGCCTGGGCTATTGCCAAGGGCACGCGTCCGATCATTGGCGTAACCAAGCCCTCTCATGCAGAGGACGCCGCGAAAGCAGCCAAGGTTGTGCTGAGCGCCGAGGAGATGGAAACTTTGGAGGTTCTTGCAAAGAAAGCGAATGTGGACACCAGAGGTTCCTGGGAAAATCCCATGGCATAA
- the dmpI gene encoding 4-oxalocrotonate tautomerase DmpI has protein sequence MPVITMEAAKLTKEQKRTLAKEFTETAARVTGLPEAGVYVFIKENELDNVGVGGQLISDRNKEV, from the coding sequence ATGCCTGTAATTACAATGGAGGCTGCAAAGCTGACAAAAGAACAAAAGCGTACTCTGGCAAAAGAGTTTACAGAGACAGCTGCGAGGGTGACAGGGCTGCCCGAAGCGGGGGTTTATGTGTTCATCAAAGAAAATGAACTGGATAATGTGGGGGTCGGCGGGCAGCTGATCAGCGACAGAAATAAGGAGGTGTAA
- a CDS encoding carboxymuconolactone decarboxylase family protein produces MAVKQTAGRRDLGEFAPKFAELNDDVLFGEVWNREDKLSLRDRSLVTVVALMSQGLVDSSFQYHLETAKKNGITKEEIAEILTHAAFYAGWPKAWAAFRMAKEIWNEDDAHESAHGGLFGLGQPNDGFAQYFTGQSYLKMLATSGAAIANVTFEPGCRNNWHIHHADKNGGQLLLCTEGQGWYQEWGKEPQLLHPGDVVVIPAGVKHWHGAAKDGWFSHLAVEVPGENAVNEWLEAVTDEEYSKL; encoded by the coding sequence ATGGCCGTAAAGCAAACAGCAGGCCGCCGGGATCTGGGCGAGTTTGCTCCCAAATTTGCGGAACTGAACGATGATGTGCTTTTTGGCGAGGTGTGGAACCGGGAGGATAAGCTTTCCCTGCGGGATCGCTCTCTGGTCACAGTGGTTGCCCTGATGTCTCAGGGGCTTGTGGATTCTTCTTTCCAGTACCATCTGGAGACTGCTAAAAAGAATGGGATCACAAAAGAGGAAATTGCAGAGATCCTTACCCATGCGGCCTTTTACGCCGGGTGGCCCAAGGCGTGGGCGGCCTTTCGTATGGCGAAGGAGATTTGGAACGAGGATGACGCCCACGAAAGCGCCCATGGAGGACTGTTTGGGCTGGGGCAGCCCAACGATGGGTTTGCGCAGTATTTCACCGGGCAGAGCTATTTGAAAATGCTCGCCACATCCGGTGCAGCTATCGCAAACGTGACGTTTGAGCCAGGCTGCCGTAACAACTGGCACATTCACCATGCGGATAAAAACGGCGGACAGCTTCTTCTTTGCACCGAAGGGCAGGGCTGGTATCAGGAATGGGGCAAAGAGCCGCAGCTGCTTCATCCCGGCGATGTCGTCGTGATTCCGGCGGGCGTGAAGCATTGGCATGGCGCGGCGAAGGACGGCTGGTTTTCCCATCTGGCAGTAGAGGTGCCGGGCGAGAACGCCGTCAATGAATGGCTGGAAGCAGTCACCGATGAGGAATACAGCAAGTTATAA
- a CDS encoding flavodoxin: protein MSKTLVAYFSASGATERLANTLADAAGGELYEIKPASPYTNADLNWNNKQSRSSVEMNDKAARPAIAVPVENMAQYDVVLVGFPIWWYEAPRIVQTFLESYDFSGKTVIPFATSGGSGMGKTASILEKSCPAAKVLPGKKLSASASMSEVSSWVKSLGL from the coding sequence ATGAGCAAAACATTGGTTGCTTATTTTTCTGCCAGCGGCGCAACGGAAAGACTGGCAAATACATTGGCGGACGCAGCAGGCGGGGAATTGTATGAGATCAAACCGGCTTCCCCTTACACCAATGCCGATTTGAATTGGAACAACAAGCAGAGCCGCAGCAGCGTGGAGATGAATGATAAGGCTGCCCGCCCCGCCATTGCCGTACCGGTAGAGAATATGGCGCAGTACGATGTGGTACTCGTGGGATTCCCTATCTGGTGGTACGAAGCGCCGCGGATCGTACAGACATTTTTGGAAAGCTATGATTTTTCCGGCAAAACGGTGATTCCCTTTGCCACTTCGGGCGGCAGCGGCATGGGCAAGACGGCCTCCATTCTGGAAAAGAGCTGTCCGGCGGCAAAGGTTTTGCCGGGTAAGAAGCTGAGCGCTTCCGCTTCTATGAGCGAGGTTTCTTCCTGGGTAAAAAGTCTGGGTTTATAA
- a CDS encoding flavodoxin family protein, giving the protein MKILVIESSPHKHGSSNLLAAEFRRGAEEAGHDVTVFDAGHTKLNPCLGCGACGMSGPCVQKDDMTVLREQLLDSDMAVFVTPLYYFGFSAQLKTVIDRFYSFNGQLTEKGLKTALIVAAWDSNSWTMQDVKTHYETLCRYLNFQNQGEILGVGCGTVQMTKRTRFPQEAYAMGKRIGG; this is encoded by the coding sequence ATGAAGATTTTGGTGATTGAAAGCAGCCCGCATAAGCATGGTTCTTCCAATCTGTTGGCAGCGGAGTTTAGACGAGGCGCTGAGGAAGCCGGGCATGATGTGACAGTGTTTGACGCCGGGCATACCAAACTGAATCCCTGTTTGGGCTGCGGTGCCTGTGGAATGTCGGGCCCATGTGTGCAAAAAGATGATATGACTGTTCTGCGGGAACAGCTTTTGGATTCCGATATGGCTGTTTTTGTGACGCCGCTTTATTATTTCGGCTTTTCCGCACAGCTGAAAACCGTCATTGACCGTTTTTACAGCTTCAATGGACAGCTGACGGAAAAGGGGCTGAAAACCGCCCTGATTGTCGCCGCCTGGGACAGCAATAGCTGGACGATGCAGGACGTGAAAACACATTACGAAACCCTGTGCCGCTACTTGAATTTTCAGAATCAAGGAGAAATTCTGGGGGTTGGCTGCGGAACTGTTCAAATGACAAAACGCACGCGATTCCCCCAAGAAGCATATGCCATGGGAAAACGAATAGGAGGATAA
- a CDS encoding DUF4405 domain-containing protein, which yields MKPTAIIKIVVDVLMTLALLVLMGYQLWGEAAHEWVGAGMLILFLAHHFLNRNWYKTLFKGRYTPMRVLQVSVDMLLLIAMLAQMYSGIAMSRHVFAFLPIDGGMALARRLHILGAYWGFILMSVHLGLHWNMFLGMAKKRMGTKTPSNTRKILLCLIGMLIAAYGIFVFISRDFTTYLLLQSEFVFLDYEEPIWSFYLDYICLMGLWVFAAHYLSKGLRKLGGAKKAAAGKENV from the coding sequence ATGAAACCAACTGCCATCATAAAAATCGTGGTAGATGTGCTGATGACGCTGGCGTTGTTGGTTTTGATGGGTTACCAGCTGTGGGGCGAAGCAGCCCACGAGTGGGTCGGAGCCGGGATGCTCATTTTGTTTCTTGCACATCATTTCCTAAATCGAAATTGGTATAAGACCCTGTTCAAAGGCAGATACACACCCATGAGGGTGCTCCAGGTCAGTGTGGACATGCTGCTTTTGATTGCAATGCTGGCGCAGATGTACAGCGGTATTGCCATGTCCCGTCATGTATTTGCATTCCTGCCCATTGACGGCGGGATGGCGCTGGCCAGAAGGCTGCATATTCTGGGCGCTTATTGGGGCTTTATTCTGATGAGCGTTCATCTGGGCCTGCACTGGAATATGTTTTTGGGCATGGCGAAAAAGAGAATGGGCACGAAAACTCCATCAAATACACGCAAAATACTGCTGTGCCTGATCGGAATGCTGATTGCGGCTTATGGTATTTTTGTATTTATCAGCCGGGATTTCACAACCTATTTGCTCTTGCAGTCAGAGTTTGTCTTTTTGGACTATGAGGAGCCGATCTGGTCGTTCTATCTGGACTATATCTGCTTGATGGGGCTTTGGGTATTTGCTGCCCATTATCTTTCAAAGGGATTGAGAAAGCTTGGCGGTGCGAAAAAAGCAGCCGCCGGAAAGGAAAATGTATGA
- a CDS encoding cyclophilin-like fold protein, which translates to MKKLLSLMAAMLLVVSLAACQSESDTDGESVSPPASSQTSNEETPESVPEPSVEPEIPQDTESEPVEPDQRQVLMTIDGQSYEITLYENPVADALYDLLPLEVTFEDYNSVEKIAYLPEGQQLPSADELEGYDPSPGDLCLYAPWGNLSLFYQDFNYSNGLISLGRLEAGIEDIAAQAENFTVTLEKSE; encoded by the coding sequence ATGAAAAAGCTGTTAAGCCTGATGGCGGCAATGCTGCTTGTGGTTTCCCTTGCGGCTTGTCAGTCGGAAAGCGATACGGATGGGGAAAGCGTATCCCCGCCTGCTTCTTCGCAGACTTCGAATGAAGAGACCCCGGAATCCGTGCCGGAACCGTCCGTAGAGCCGGAAATTCCCCAAGACACGGAATCGGAACCTGTGGAACCCGATCAGAGGCAGGTTCTGATGACAATAGACGGACAGTCGTATGAAATTACCCTATATGAGAACCCGGTTGCCGATGCGCTCTATGATTTGCTGCCGTTGGAAGTGACCTTTGAAGATTATAACAGTGTAGAAAAGATCGCATATCTCCCGGAAGGACAGCAGCTTCCCTCTGCGGATGAGCTGGAGGGCTACGACCCTTCGCCGGGCGACCTCTGCCTATACGCTCCATGGGGAAACCTCTCTCTGTTCTATCAGGATTTTAATTACTCCAACGGTCTGATCTCGTTGGGCAGATTGGAAGCGGGAATAGAAGATATTGCCGCACAAGCAGAGAATTTTACCGTGACTTTGGAAAAATCCGAATAA
- a CDS encoding DUF362 domain-containing protein — MKRKGIAALLAVALFTVCLAGCGQTEPVQESSNPTTQNSQPETPSSDPESSESETDSGAGADTTVNGDAPAVYMTTDISSEGLMAIYNALEASPTGNIAVKLSTGEPGSNYLRTDLIGDLVQSLEATIVECNTAYGGSRSNTAMHYQVAEDHGYTAIADVDIMDEEGSITLPVEGGDNLTENYVGAHFENYDYFVVLSHFKGHAMAGYGGAIKNISIGIASSEGKTNIHTGGKGGSMWSGEQDAFLESMAEAGKSVVNSLDGNILYINVMNRLSVDCDCDGNPAEPDMHDIGILASFDPVAVDQACVDLVYAAEDGQSLINRIESRNGLHTLEQAEKIGLGSRTYQLVSIDE, encoded by the coding sequence ATGAAAAGAAAAGGAATTGCGGCCCTGTTAGCCGTGGCTCTTTTTACCGTTTGCCTTGCAGGCTGCGGCCAAACAGAACCGGTTCAGGAATCGAGCAATCCAACCACACAAAACAGCCAGCCGGAAACGCCGTCCTCCGATCCCGAAAGCAGCGAAAGTGAAACGGATTCCGGTGCAGGAGCAGACACAACCGTTAATGGAGACGCGCCGGCAGTTTATATGACTACCGACATCAGCTCCGAGGGACTCATGGCCATCTACAATGCACTGGAGGCTTCCCCCACCGGCAACATAGCCGTGAAACTGTCTACCGGCGAACCGGGAAGCAACTATCTGCGAACCGATCTGATTGGCGATCTGGTGCAGTCGCTGGAGGCAACCATTGTGGAGTGCAATACTGCTTATGGCGGTTCCCGTTCCAATACGGCCATGCACTATCAGGTAGCCGAGGATCACGGTTATACCGCCATAGCCGATGTAGATATTATGGATGAGGAAGGCTCCATCACACTGCCGGTGGAGGGCGGCGATAATCTGACGGAAAACTATGTAGGCGCCCACTTTGAAAACTATGATTATTTTGTGGTGCTGTCGCACTTCAAAGGTCATGCCATGGCCGGTTACGGCGGAGCCATTAAGAATATTTCCATCGGCATTGCCTCCTCGGAAGGAAAGACAAATATTCATACCGGAGGTAAAGGCGGCAGTATGTGGAGCGGCGAGCAGGATGCCTTTCTGGAATCCATGGCGGAAGCCGGAAAATCTGTGGTCAACTCACTGGACGGAAACATCCTCTATATCAATGTGATGAACCGTCTGAGTGTTGACTGCGACTGTGATGGAAACCCTGCCGAGCCGGATATGCACGACATTGGCATCCTTGCATCCTTTGACCCGGTAGCGGTTGACCAGGCCTGTGTGGATCTGGTTTATGCTGCGGAGGATGGGCAGTCACTGATTAACCGTATTGAGTCCAGAAATGGATTACATACGCTGGAGCAGGCAGAGAAGATCGGTCTGGGCAGCCGAACCTATCAGCTGGTTTCCATCGACGAATAA
- a CDS encoding 8-oxo-dGTP diphosphatase yields MEQAVFTTLCMISDQAGRILVQERIGTAWDGLAFPGGHVEPGESFVESVIREVWEETGYQIKTPFLCGIKQFSMENGGRYVILLFKSDRFEGHLQSSPEGRVFWLERSRIKEYPLARDLDLMLELFESEDKFEFYYAPDGSCRLL; encoded by the coding sequence GTGGAACAGGCTGTTTTCACGACTCTTTGTATGATTTCCGACCAAGCCGGGCGTATTTTGGTGCAGGAACGGATCGGCACTGCCTGGGATGGTCTTGCCTTTCCCGGCGGTCACGTGGAACCGGGAGAATCTTTTGTGGAATCTGTGATCCGGGAGGTCTGGGAAGAAACCGGATATCAGATCAAGACCCCCTTTCTTTGCGGAATCAAGCAGTTTTCCATGGAGAACGGCGGAAGATATGTAATCTTGCTTTTCAAGAGCGACCGGTTTGAGGGGCATTTACAATCATCCCCGGAAGGTCGGGTATTCTGGCTGGAACGCAGCCGGATCAAAGAGTACCCGCTTGCACGGGATTTGGATCTGATGTTGGAACTGTTTGAATCTGAAGATAAATTTGAATTTTATTATGCGCCGGACGGTTCCTGCCGGCTGCTGTAA